The Treponema sp. OMZ 790 genome includes the window GGATTTTTTTCTTGTTCCAAAGCGGAGCAAAAAAATCAAACTAATGATTCGGGAAAAATAAAAATTACGGCAACAATAGGTATGGTTGCCGATATAACAAAAGCTGTAGGAGGAGATGAAGCAGAGGTACAAGCTTTAATGGGAGCCGGAGTAGATCCGCACCTTTACAGAGCCAGCGCAGGAGACATGGAAAAGCTTCAAAAAGCGGACATTATTTTTTATAACGGTCTTCATCTTGAGGCAAAGATGGGAGAAGTTTTGCAAAAGATATCTTCTACCCGAAAAACCGTAGCGGTAGCGGAAAACATCCCGAAAGAAAATCTTTTGCCCTTTGAAGAATCGGAATTCGATCCTCATGTTTGGTTTGACGTAAAACTCTGGAAATATGCGGCGGAGGCCGTATATAAAGCACTAACGGAATTTGCTCCGCAAAAAAAAGATATTTTCCAAAAAAACTATGAGGTTTACATTGCGAAACTTGATGAGCTTGACGAATTTATCAAAAAAAGAACTTCAGAAATTCCGCAAGAAAAGAGAGTTTTAGTTACTGCCCATGATGCCTTCAACTATTTCAGCAGAGCCTACGGTTTTGAAGTCCGAGGTTTACAAGGAATAAGCACTGTAAGCGAAGCCGGAGCAAAAGATGTGCAGGAACTTGCAGATTTTATTGCCGAGAAAAAACTTCCGGCCATATTTGTTGAAAGCTCAGTTCCCGAAAAAAACGTAAAGGCCTTGCAAAAGGCTGTAAAGGCCAGGGGTTATGATGTTTCAATCGGCGGAGAACTTTTTTCCGATGCTATGGGCGATGACGGCAGTTTTGAAGGAACCTACATAGGAATGCTTACTCATAATATAAACACAATAATAGATGCTTTAAAGAAATAAAAAACCTGTTACATTTTAAGGATAGTTTTATGAACATGTGCTGTGACGAACATTCAAAACAAAATTTAATTCCGGCTTTTTGCGTTGAAGACCTCACCTTAGCTTACCGCGAAAAGCCGGTACTCTGGGATATCGATGTATGCGTACCTCAAGGTGCAATGGAAGCTGTAGTCGGTCCAAACGGAGCAGGCAAATCAACTCTTCTTAAAGCCATGATGGGCATCCTCCCCATAGCATCCGGAGAAATAAAGATATTCGGAAAATCGTATAAATCCCAACAGAAAAGGATAGCCTATGTGCCGCAAAGAAGCTCGGTGGATTGGGATTTTCCAACAACCGTCTTTGATGTAGTTTTAATGGGCTCATACGGGAATTTAGGATGGATAAAAAGACCGGGGCAAAAAGAAAAAAAAGAAGCCCTATCAGCCTTGGAAAAAGTCGGAATGGCAGAATTCGCAAAACGCCAGATAAGCGAACTTTCGGGCGGTCAACAACAAAGAGTTTTTTTGGCAAGAGCTCTTGTTCAAAATGCGGATCTTTATTTTATGGATGAACCCTTTCAGGGAGTAGATGCAGCAACCGAACAGGCAATCGTAAAACTTTTAAAAGAACTAAAAGCCGGCGGAAAAACTCTTTTGGTAGTTCATCATGATCTTCAAACCGTAAAAGATTATTTTGATAGAGTTCTCTTATTGAATGTAAGATTAATAGCCGAAGGAAGTGTTAAAGAAATTTTTACCGAAGAAAACTTGCGTAAAACTTATGGAGGCAGAATAGCCTACAATTCTGAAAAAAAATGAACGAGATAATAAATTTTTTTGCCGACTATACTTTGAGAAATGTTTTTTTGGGAACAATGCTTTTAGGCATAGGATCAGGAGCGGTTGGAAGTTTTGCAGTCTTACGCAAACAAAGTTTACTCGGAGACGCGGTTGCACATGCAGCCCTTCCGGGCGTAGTAATAGCATTTTTAATCACAGGTTCAAAAATGACGTTTCCCCTTTTAATAGGTGCAGGTCTTACGGGACTTATAGGAACATTTTTCATAAACAGTATTGTGAACACCTCAAAAATAGATACGGATGCAGCACAAGGCATTGTATTGGGTGTATTTTTAGGATTAGGTTTTTTACTTTTAACCTATGTTCAAAAATTACCGGGAGCAGGAAAAAGCGGCCTCGATAAATTTATATTCGGACAGGCTGCAACTATAACAGGGCAAGACGTAATATTGATTTTTACGGTTGAAACAGTAATTCTTCTAACAGTTTTGCTTTTTTGGAAAGAACTTAAAATATCGACATTTGATCCGGGATTTTCTCAATCAATCGGCTTTTCACCCAAAATAATAGAATCAATTTTAACCGTTTTAATCATAATTACAATAGTTATAGGAATACAGTCTGTCGGAGTAATTTTGATGAGCGCACTTTTACTTGCACCTGCCGCCGCAGCGAGGCAGTGGACAGATAGATTAAGCATAATGTGTTTTTTATCGGCTATTTTTGGAGCTGCCTCAGGAATGGGCGGAGCAGTAATTTCTTCTCAAGTTTTAAAAATGCCGACAGGGCCTATGATAGTTTGCGTTTTAACAGGTTTTACTCTTATTTCAATATTGTTCAGTCCGCATCGAGGAATTATTCAAGCAAAGTTAAAAAAAATTCACATCAAAAATAAAATACTCAAAGAAATAAAAGAAGAAAAGGATTAAACTTATGAATATGGAAATAATATTAATTGCAATTATTGTCTCCGCTTCATGCGCTCTTTGCGGAGTATTTTTAGTTTTACGAAAAATGTCATTGATGAGCGATGCAATCAGTCATTCAATAATAATAGGAATCGTATTAGGATTTTTTATAAGTAAAAGTTTATCTTCAAGTATTCCGTTAATAGGAGCCGTTATAGCAGGGATGGCTTCAGTTTTATTTACTGAAGTTTTACAAAAAACAAAACTTATAAAAAGCGATACGGCTATAGGTCTTGTTTTTCCTTTTTTATTTAGTCTCGGAGTTATTTTGGTTTCACTATATGCCGGAAACGTTCATTTAGATACGGATTCCGTATTATTGGGAGAATTAGCCTTTGCACCGTTTGACAGAATAAATTTTTTTACGATTTCACTTCCAAAAAGTTTGGTTCAGATGAGCGGGATTCTCTTATTTGATTTAATTTTTATCATAGTATTTTTTAAAGAATTGAAACTGACAACTTTTGATTTAAACTTAGCAAAATCATTAGGGTTTTCTCCTGCAATCATGCACTATAGTTTAATGTTTGCAGTAAGCCTTACCTGCGTAGGTGCATTTGATTCTGTAGGAGCCGTTTTAGTTACGGCTCTGATGATTGCTCCGGCTGCCGCAGCTCTTTTATTGACAAACAGTCTTTTTTATATGATAATCATTTCGATTTTTATTGCATCAGCGGCATCAATAAGCGGTTTTTATCTTGCAATAAAAATTGACGGCAGTATATCGGGTTCAATGGCATCAATGACAGGACTATTATTTTTACTTGTTTATTTATTTTCTCCAAAAGACGGATTGATAAAACGAAAATTGGAACAAAACAAATTGAAAATAGATTTTGCAGTTAAAATGCTTATTGTTCATCTTTTACATCACCAAGGTGAAGAAAACATGGCAAGGGAATGCCGGGAAGAGCATCTATGCGAACATATTAACTGGTCCGAAAAAAAAGCTCACACAGTAGTACTTGCAGCAACGCGATTAAGATATATTAAAAAAGAAAACGGTTTATTGCTTTTATCTTCTTTAGGAAAAAAAGAAGCGGAAAAATCGATTACAAACACTTAGTTAAAATAAAACTTAAGGATTAAGCGTGGAAATATCAAAAATTACAACCGAAAATTATTTAAAATCCATTGTTAAGTTTTTATCGGCAAACGACAAAGATATAATTACCAATGGTGAAATTGCAAAATTATTACATGTTACGCCCGGCACTGCTACATCTATGGCGAAAAAACTTGAAAAAGAAGGATATCTAGAATACCAAAATCGAATCGGATGCCGATTAACTGAAAAAGGTAAAAAATACGGCCTCAATATTATAAGAAGACATCGTTTAATTGAAACTTTTTTATTTAAAACTTTGAAAATGGATAAAAAAGATGTTCACAATGAAGCAGAAAATTTGGAACATGCAGCTTCCGACATTTTAATCGATAAAATAGATGAATATTTAGGAAAACCTAAAAGAGATCCTCATGGAGCAATAATACCTAAAAAAAATCAAAGCAACTATCGGCGTACCGATATGGAGCTTTCAAAACTAAAATGCGGAACAGAATACTCAGTTGTAAGACTTAAAGGTTCCGAAGCTCAATTTGAATACTATAAAAAGATAAATTTAAAATTAAATTCTAAAATTAAAATAGAAAATAAAAATGAAGAAAGCGGTTTAGCCGAAATTATAATAGACGGAAATAAGATATCGTGTTCTACTATGATTTTAAAACATATTTTTGTCGAAAAAAATATTACCTAGAACTTTTTTGTTTTTTTAAAATATCTTCCGCAGCCTTTTTTGCCTTATAAAATTTTTCTTTATCGAATTTATTTTTTTCAATAGGCATGCATAATTCATCTATGATACCCATTTTTATTTTTATTTTTAAAATATTATATACGGCATCATCAATACGATTTGCAAAATCGGCATCCTGCTTTATTTTATTTGAAATTACATTGACCAATTCTTTAAATTTCGGCTCCGAACACATCACCATATCACAACCTGCACTCAGAGCCGAAATTACGTTATCGGCTGTTGAGCGGCCGTCAGTTTTTAAGGCTTTCATTGCCATATCATCGGTAAGAATCATTCCTTTAAATTTTAATTCGTTTCGTAAAAATTTTTCGATTCCGATTTTTGAAAAACAAAACGGAACTTTTTCTATAAAGGAAACTTCAGCATGAGAAATTAAAACAACTCCGTCAGTATCGTAAATAACCCGTTTAAACGGCCGAATAAACTCTTTATAAAAAATATCTTCTGAATCATCAATAATACTTTTTGAAAGATGAGGATCGGAAGCAGTTCCGGGAAAATGTTTAACGGTCGAAATTACTCCGCCCTTTTCCATTCCGGATATAAATATTTGGGAATATTTTACAAGAACATCTTCATCTGAAGAAAATATGCGGTTATCAAAAAAACTTTCATTTTTTTCCTGTATTTTTTCGACAATAGGAGCAAGATTTAGATGAATTCCCAATAAAGATATTTGTTTTGCAGTCTGTTCATAAAGAGATAAAGCATCTTCTTCATTAAATGTTTCAGCTATTTCTTTCGGCGAAGGCAGAGGAGAAGCTATATTCTTGATTCGATAAACCCAGCCTCCTTCAAAATCGGATGCAAAAAAAGGAGGAATAAATACTTTTGTTTTGGATAATTTTTGTATTGACTGTTTAACAGATTTTATATATGCAGCCGACTCTTGAGGTGTATCAGAAAAATTAAAGCCGAATAAAATAAAAGCTCCGGGTGAATAAGGCGAAAAATAAGAATTTAAATATACCGGAAAAGTTTTTTTACCTTCAATGCTCATCATTAAAACCTGCGCTGCTTTTTCTTCAATACTCATTTTTGAGATATGAGTTTTAATATTTTTATCATCATTTGCAGCAAAAATAAATACATGAACAAAAAAGCAACATAACAAAACCGAAAAAAAATGTTTCATAAAAATCTCGAAATTAAATAAGCTTTTGATTTTTGGCTACCGTAAAAAGTTTTGAATTCCATAAATTATTTTGCATGTACTTATCACGGATATCGTTTTCCCCGATAGCCAATACATTTTTTTGCATGGATTTAAAAGCTTTACTTAGGTAAGCAATAGTTTGCGAAGAATTATCGCCGTAAAGACGGACAGATAAATCATAACACAAATACATGTATAATGAAGAGTACGGATCATTTTGATATAAGGACTCGACAGCAGAAACTTCCAAATTCGATAAAAAAACTTTACATTTTTCCAAATCATACATTTCAGAAAAATTAATTTTACAGCTATAATAGTCGTAAAAAGCATTAAATATTTTTTTTCCGGTTGACATATTATATATTTTAAACCAAACTAAATCTTCGACAAAACTAAAGCCCGATTTTACATTCTTAAATTCGGCAAAACCCGAATTAAAAGGTTCATCATAAAGAGAGGATACATCCAAATCCATTTTTTCCAAATCATTATGCAAAACAGGATAGAATAAAAAAGATTCCAACAAAAACAATGAAGCATCATCCGTGTAGTCGACATATTTTACTAAAATATCTTGCGCACTTTTAATTTGTCCCATATAAACGAGAGAGCGTCCATACCAAGCTCGGCATAAAGCTTCAAGTTTATCAAAATATAAATTGGCAAAATCCGCTGCCAATTTAAAACTTTCAGCCGCATTATTAAATTCTCCTATCTGTAAATAAACACGCCCTTTCATAAAAAGATAAGGAATTTTCCACTCTTGTTCAAAATATTCATCAACAGCACAAGCCAATCGATCTAAAAATGTCATGGATTGTTTTAAATTATTTTGTAAAAAATAAATTACGCTTATATTAAATAAAGCATCACAAATAAAAGATGTATCATGAGATTGTTCTGCATTATCAAGTGCATAAGAAAAATATGTAATAGCATCCGATATTTTGTTTTGAGTCAAATGAAAAAGAGCAAGTAAAGAAAAGGCTCTGTACTCTCCCGACTCAAGTTTATTTTCTTGAAAGAAACTTATAGCCGTTTTTATAAGTGCATAAGATTTGGAAGTACTATCATCCATATTTGCAATAATCGAATTTTGATAATATTTTAATGCATCATAAAAAATTTCATTTTTATATTTTTTCAAATCGAGACCTTCAACAGATGAATCCGAATAATTATGAAATATCGAAGCAAGCAAAAAATCAGGTTTACATTTAAAATTTAAGGATTCAAAAATTTTTTCGGCTTCAGCATTAGCACTTATAATTCCTTTTTTATATTTTGCCCATAAAAATTCGGCTATATGTTCATCAATTATGTTTTTATTAAGAGTAATTCGTCTTTCTATAATTTCGAGTAAGCCATAGGGAACAGCATAAATATTATTTTCAAGCAAGATAAGCCCCATCGAATACATCCAATTATATACATCATCAAAAAAATTTTTACTTTTGTTTAATGAAAGCAAAAAATCGGTAATTTCATCATAAAAAAAATATTTACTTGAAGATAAAATAATATATATTAAATGGAGTAAATCATCCGGTATGTTATATATTGACGGAAGCCCTGCATCTAAAGGCTGAATATTTATGTACTTATTAACAGCATATATTTTTTCTACTTCTTCTATATTTTTTTTATCGTTTGTATTATCTATAAAAACCTTAATGTATTTTAACTTTTTACTTTTTATATAATTCTTTAAAAAAATAGAAGAATTAGTCAAAAAGGCATCTATAAAATATTGCGGCATTTCTTTTGAAAATCTATACTTTTTTAAATAAGTATAAACATTTTTTGTACTTAAAAAAGAATTTTTATCTTCAGCAGACATAGCTTCCAAGCAAGTTTCGTCCAGAGGATTAGCCAAAATAAAATTATACAAAGCCCAAAAATAACTATCATTACGATGAACAATAATGGAAGCACTTTTATCTATATTTTTATCTTGTGTATTTGTTATGTTTTCAAAAAATTTGAATTTATCACATATAAAAATTGAAGAATCGGCAACAGCTGCAGCCGTATTAAAGTCGATATATTTTGAAAGTTTAATCGAAGCACTTGTTGAAACAAAAAGGCCTTCTTCAGGTATTAATTTTTTCTTATATAATGATACGGATTCCAATAGAAATTCATTTGAGACTTCTTCTTCATAACAATCAGTTATACATCTGACTTCAGAAATTTTACTTTTATATGATACAAGTATTTTATTTAAATTATACAAAAAACGCGCAGCAGAAAACACATAAGCAACAGATTTTTTTTTAAACAAAAAATATGAACCGCTCTGTACCTGAAAAAATTCGGCACCGTTTGACAAAGCTTCTTCTTTTATCAAATCGATAAAAGAAGTGAGAGTCTTTAAATCTATTTTGCGCAGCTGCCTTTCATACACTATCTCCAAAAAAACACTTAACATATATTCACCCTTGATTAATTATATCTCTTAATTAAAATAAACTTGATTTTTACCGAATTTATAGGTAATAATATCATCAATATATTTTTCTTCAGATTTTATATTTTCTTTTTCCCATAATTCACGTTTTTTTTCTTTTAACTTTGAAATTACTTTACGCTTCGATGCCGCTTCAATATAAGTTTTTCTTTTTTCTTCAATAAGCTGCTCGGCAAAAATCAATTTTTCCAATAACTCATCTCTTTTTTTGTCTAAAAGAATAACATAATTTTGAGCAGCATGAAGCTCGGTTATATCTATTTCTGCTGTAGATGGATTAAATTCGGTTCCGGTTTTAATTTTTAATTGAGCTATTTGTTTCAACTCAAGATCTATATGTTCTTTACGGGCAATAGCATGAGCCAATTCAATTTCTGCTTGATGTTCATAAAACTCACGTAAGTTTAAAAGTTTTTCAAGTCTAAACTCAAATCTTTTCATAAACTAAACCTCAGAATTGTTTCCATACAATGCAGAGGCTTCAGAACTTTGAGCATATTTTTTTATAGCCCCTAAACCAAGTCCGGCTTCATCAAATTCTTCAGGAGGAATATCAACTTCAGTAATGTCAGAAAGTTTTTGCAAGGTGTCTTTTAATTTTGCAGGATCATCTACATCCTGTGTTAAAAAATCATAAATTAGCGGATAGTGATCTATGGCATCATCAATGTTGGAATTACTTCCTTTTTGATAAGCGCCTAGATTAATCATATCTTCGGATTCGGTATAATCTTTTAATAGGGTACGCATACGCTTTGAAGCTGTTTTTGTGTTTTGCCCCGATACTCTGTTTGCTAAACGGGAAATACTTTTTAAAACATTAACGGCAGGATATTGCCCCCGTTCTGCAAGGTTTCTATCCAATACGATATGACCGTCCAAGATACCTCGCACGGCATCCGAAATAGGCTCATTCATATCGTCGCCTTCTACCAAGACTGTATAAAACCCAGTGATAGAACCTTTTTCGGAAGTACCGCTTCTTTCAAGAAGTTTAGGCAAAGAACTAAAAACGCTGGGCGTGTAGCCGCGGGTTGCAGGAGGTTCACCTATCGCAAGACCTATTTCACGTTGAGCCATTGCAAACCGAGTTACCGAATCAAAAAGGAGCATAACGTCTTTTCCTTGATCGCGGAAATATTCTGCAATTGCAGTGGCGGTATATGCACCTCTTATTCTTGCAAGAGCACTTTGATCCGAGGTTGCACTTACAATTACCGAATGTTTTAAACCTTCAGGCCCCAGATCATGCTCGATAAAATCTAAAACTTCCCTGCCCCGCTCTCCTATAAGAGCAATAACGTTTACATCTGCATTTGTATTTCGGGCTATCATTCCAAGCAGGGTAGATTTTCCGATTCCGGTTCCTGCAAAAATACCCAAACGCTGCCCGCGCCCTACTGCCAAAAGTCCGTCAATAGCACGGATACCCGTGACAATTCTTTGCCTTATAGGCTTACGGGTCATGGCATCGGGAGGAGGAGCTACTACAGGATATCTTATTGCAGAATAAGGTTCAGGTTTACCGTCAGCAGATTTACAGAGAGCATCTACAACACGTCCAAGTAAAACGTTTCCGACAGGAACCGATAAGATTTCGCCGCTGGCTATAACATGGTCACCGATTTTTACACCTTGTACATCTTCAAAACACATTAACTGCACAGTGGTGCCGTTTAAACCTACGACTTCGGCTTTTAATCCTTCAGGATTATCATCGGTAATAATCTGACAAAGTTCTCCTACAGAAGCTATGGGCCCTTCACTTTCAATGAGTTTATCGTGTACACGGACAACATTGCCGGTAAATTTTATCGGGTCGATTTCTGCAACGGCATCGGTATATTTATCAAAAAGATCTACCATATCGGCACCTTAAATATTTCCGGTTTTTATCTTTGTCTTAATGGGAGATATTTCCAAAATCTTTTGTTCAAGTTCGTTAAGCTGACTTGCAATGCGTGCATCAACTGCGCCAAAATCGGTTTCAATGATACAACCGCCTTGATCAACTGTAGAATCTTCAACCACCGTAATATTTTTAACGTTTTCTGCAGCGGATATAAAGTTTTGAGTATGCTCTGTAGTCATTTTAACATCAGCAAGGTTTACGCGTATAACTACATCGCCTCTTCCTTTAACTTTACGCAAGGCATGAACAACATTTGAAACAACAACATTTCTTTGGTTTTCGGAAATAACCTTAACAACCTTTCGTGTCATCAAAAGAACAAGATCGACAATC containing:
- a CDS encoding metal ABC transporter solute-binding protein, Zn/Mn family; the protein is MTKRKLIPAGFMGFILLSLGFFSCSKAEQKNQTNDSGKIKITATIGMVADITKAVGGDEAEVQALMGAGVDPHLYRASAGDMEKLQKADIIFYNGLHLEAKMGEVLQKISSTRKTVAVAENIPKENLLPFEESEFDPHVWFDVKLWKYAAEAVYKALTEFAPQKKDIFQKNYEVYIAKLDELDEFIKKRTSEIPQEKRVLVTAHDAFNYFSRAYGFEVRGLQGISTVSEAGAKDVQELADFIAEKKLPAIFVESSVPEKNVKALQKAVKARGYDVSIGGELFSDAMGDDGSFEGTYIGMLTHNINTIIDALKK
- a CDS encoding metal ABC transporter ATP-binding protein is translated as MCCDEHSKQNLIPAFCVEDLTLAYREKPVLWDIDVCVPQGAMEAVVGPNGAGKSTLLKAMMGILPIASGEIKIFGKSYKSQQKRIAYVPQRSSVDWDFPTTVFDVVLMGSYGNLGWIKRPGQKEKKEALSALEKVGMAEFAKRQISELSGGQQQRVFLARALVQNADLYFMDEPFQGVDAATEQAIVKLLKELKAGGKTLLVVHHDLQTVKDYFDRVLLLNVRLIAEGSVKEIFTEENLRKTYGGRIAYNSEKK
- the troC gene encoding transition metal ABC transporter permease subunit TroC, yielding MNEIINFFADYTLRNVFLGTMLLGIGSGAVGSFAVLRKQSLLGDAVAHAALPGVVIAFLITGSKMTFPLLIGAGLTGLIGTFFINSIVNTSKIDTDAAQGIVLGVFLGLGFLLLTYVQKLPGAGKSGLDKFIFGQAATITGQDVILIFTVETVILLTVLLFWKELKISTFDPGFSQSIGFSPKIIESILTVLIIITIVIGIQSVGVILMSALLLAPAAAARQWTDRLSIMCFLSAIFGAASGMGGAVISSQVLKMPTGPMIVCVLTGFTLISILFSPHRGIIQAKLKKIHIKNKILKEIKEEKD
- a CDS encoding metal ABC transporter permease; the protein is MNMEIILIAIIVSASCALCGVFLVLRKMSLMSDAISHSIIIGIVLGFFISKSLSSSIPLIGAVIAGMASVLFTEVLQKTKLIKSDTAIGLVFPFLFSLGVILVSLYAGNVHLDTDSVLLGELAFAPFDRINFFTISLPKSLVQMSGILLFDLIFIIVFFKELKLTTFDLNLAKSLGFSPAIMHYSLMFAVSLTCVGAFDSVGAVLVTALMIAPAAAALLLTNSLFYMIIISIFIASAASISGFYLAIKIDGSISGSMASMTGLLFLLVYLFSPKDGLIKRKLEQNKLKIDFAVKMLIVHLLHHQGEENMARECREEHLCEHINWSEKKAHTVVLAATRLRYIKKENGLLLLSSLGKKEAEKSITNT
- a CDS encoding metal-dependent transcriptional regulator, giving the protein MEISKITTENYLKSIVKFLSANDKDIITNGEIAKLLHVTPGTATSMAKKLEKEGYLEYQNRIGCRLTEKGKKYGLNIIRRHRLIETFLFKTLKMDKKDVHNEAENLEHAASDILIDKIDEYLGKPKRDPHGAIIPKKNQSNYRRTDMELSKLKCGTEYSVVRLKGSEAQFEYYKKINLKLNSKIKIENKNEESGLAEIIIDGNKISCSTMILKHIFVEKNIT
- a CDS encoding glycoside hydrolase family 3 N-terminal domain-containing protein — protein: MKHFFSVLLCCFFVHVFIFAANDDKNIKTHISKMSIEEKAAQVLMMSIEGKKTFPVYLNSYFSPYSPGAFILFGFNFSDTPQESAAYIKSVKQSIQKLSKTKVFIPPFFASDFEGGWVYRIKNIASPLPSPKEIAETFNEEDALSLYEQTAKQISLLGIHLNLAPIVEKIQEKNESFFDNRIFSSDEDVLVKYSQIFISGMEKGGVISTVKHFPGTASDPHLSKSIIDDSEDIFYKEFIRPFKRVIYDTDGVVLISHAEVSFIEKVPFCFSKIGIEKFLRNELKFKGMILTDDMAMKALKTDGRSTADNVISALSAGCDMVMCSEPKFKELVNVISNKIKQDADFANRIDDAVYNILKIKIKMGIIDELCMPIEKNKFDKEKFYKAKKAAEDILKKQKSSR
- a CDS encoding lipopolysaccharide assembly protein LapB — its product is MLSVFLEIVYERQLRKIDLKTLTSFIDLIKEEALSNGAEFFQVQSGSYFLFKKKSVAYVFSAARFLYNLNKILVSYKSKISEVRCITDCYEEEVSNEFLLESVSLYKKKLIPEEGLFVSTSASIKLSKYIDFNTAAAVADSSIFICDKFKFFENITNTQDKNIDKSASIIVHRNDSYFWALYNFILANPLDETCLEAMSAEDKNSFLSTKNVYTYLKKYRFSKEMPQYFIDAFLTNSSIFLKNYIKSKKLKYIKVFIDNTNDKKNIEEVEKIYAVNKYINIQPLDAGLPSIYNIPDDLLHLIYIILSSSKYFFYDEITDFLLSLNKSKNFFDDVYNWMYSMGLILLENNIYAVPYGLLEIIERRITLNKNIIDEHIAEFLWAKYKKGIISANAEAEKIFESLNFKCKPDFLLASIFHNYSDSSVEGLDLKKYKNEIFYDALKYYQNSIIANMDDSTSKSYALIKTAISFFQENKLESGEYRAFSLLALFHLTQNKISDAITYFSYALDNAEQSHDTSFICDALFNISVIYFLQNNLKQSMTFLDRLACAVDEYFEQEWKIPYLFMKGRVYLQIGEFNNAAESFKLAADFANLYFDKLEALCRAWYGRSLVYMGQIKSAQDILVKYVDYTDDASLFLLESFLFYPVLHNDLEKMDLDVSSLYDEPFNSGFAEFKNVKSGFSFVEDLVWFKIYNMSTGKKIFNAFYDYYSCKINFSEMYDLEKCKVFLSNLEVSAVESLYQNDPYSSLYMYLCYDLSVRLYGDNSSQTIAYLSKAFKSMQKNVLAIGENDIRDKYMQNNLWNSKLFTVAKNQKLI
- the fliJ gene encoding flagellar export protein FliJ; amino-acid sequence: MKRFEFRLEKLLNLREFYEHQAEIELAHAIARKEHIDLELKQIAQLKIKTGTEFNPSTAEIDITELHAAQNYVILLDKKRDELLEKLIFAEQLIEEKRKTYIEAASKRKVISKLKEKKRELWEKENIKSEEKYIDDIITYKFGKNQVYFN
- the fliI gene encoding flagellar protein export ATPase FliI produces the protein MVDLFDKYTDAVAEIDPIKFTGNVVRVHDKLIESEGPIASVGELCQIITDDNPEGLKAEVVGLNGTTVQLMCFEDVQGVKIGDHVIASGEILSVPVGNVLLGRVVDALCKSADGKPEPYSAIRYPVVAPPPDAMTRKPIRQRIVTGIRAIDGLLAVGRGQRLGIFAGTGIGKSTLLGMIARNTNADVNVIALIGERGREVLDFIEHDLGPEGLKHSVIVSATSDQSALARIRGAYTATAIAEYFRDQGKDVMLLFDSVTRFAMAQREIGLAIGEPPATRGYTPSVFSSLPKLLERSGTSEKGSITGFYTVLVEGDDMNEPISDAVRGILDGHIVLDRNLAERGQYPAVNVLKSISRLANRVSGQNTKTASKRMRTLLKDYTESEDMINLGAYQKGSNSNIDDAIDHYPLIYDFLTQDVDDPAKLKDTLQKLSDITEVDIPPEEFDEAGLGLGAIKKYAQSSEASALYGNNSEV